A part of Eremothecium sinecaudum strain ATCC 58844 chromosome VII, complete sequence genomic DNA contains:
- the RGT1 gene encoding Rgt1p (Syntenic homolog of Ashbya gossypii AGL083W; Syntenic homolog of Saccharomyces cerevisiae YKL038W (RGT1) and Non-syntenic homolog of Saccharomyces cerevisiae YBR033W (EDS1)) → MSVGRVTSDQEMGSASLVSHSSSPGSEFSTCKKSFRESGAVSAKRRTKVSRACDQCRRKKLKCEYQEGSQSCIGCMRNNSRCAFDRIPLKRGPSKGYARSGSGQENNRKRSMGDDAMLPYPLPSVGPSNPGSIALPPLHYYLPTGSGQQQQQQQQQQPQQQQQQQQQQQQQQQPQQQQFPVVQQQFWKVPYHEHQFQLRGSLESVNRDSSVSHGRHDIHVPSNVSSASRAASRLTPGNSQYRDVSLESNGEGSRSSSIPPPFGRSSSISSNQTSQLQQQYTYSQLSKSSNGSMNQFSYSQTLGNMNDGVSPKSPAAFPTVITSGGCSPSTLSGHVGGEQRLKTTERRYEIAENGLDLPVRTLTPVCPTDHTRFSDLELIDKYYSYVHINYPVIPINKETLTNEILLVNTQPVSGIHELNGHILRWFRTSLELLIRIASGKSRTKSESSLTTATGSLSERKDSHGLNTAIGQDGDKDAFLEDDPLFLQSVFIAALNECFQKVVDIHPRVRENKQLISPKVSIIYLSTFIILNYILAFVGYDNSFVLGMSVTIFNEYKLFKLLLLHTAEKPHTMEDDQDGFQLLYKRLYYNLIVFDSLQSCCFGVPKLISIPIDHLTAPLFDNEPQSTGGKWDVESDAEKLAVIISNMKLGALMTDLCITRRLPLQQQSPKEQRALYTLELDDNDTTAGVFFQFLCIKRQLIDHLLVILDQCDGQAKIKMPLCTTLIDTICRLTSKSYNLLQMMLDLNPANCISPGESRTPITKGTVSPFAVAMFCGIFNVIEVIKNIPTSLITFVTENGKQDSSCQKLVVSLSKCMNDIIQVHGYADSLNPSKIFKKDIRRSKQHSTETNELANLMRGHSYYNTRSDDQIVQQCIEITWGLLEDQELGWCV, encoded by the coding sequence ATGAGTGTTGGGCGAGTAACTTCAGACCAAGAGATGGGAAGTGCGTCTTTGGTTAGCCATAGCTCTTCTCCGGGGAGCGAATTCTCCACTTGTAAGAAAAGTTTTAGGGAAAGTGGTGCGGTTTCTGCTAAAAGAAGGACCAAAGTGTCCCGAGCGTGTGACCAGTGTAGACGCAAGAAGTTGAAGTGTGAATATCAGGAAGGCTCGCAGTCTTGTATAGGTTGTATGCGAAATAACAGTCGATGTGCATTTGATAGGATCCCCTTAAAACGTGGACCTTCCAAAGGATACGCTAGGTCTGGGAGCGGACAGGAGAATAACCGTAAAAGGTCAATGGGGGATGATGCTATGCTTCCATATCCTCTGCCTTCTGTAGGGCCTTCTAATCCTGGCTCTATAGCGCTGCCGCCCCTGCATTATTATCTGCCCACTGGTAGCGGccagcagcagcagcaacaacaacaacaacaaccgcagcagcagcaacaacagcaacagcaacaacaacaacaacaacaacctcagcagcagcagttCCCAGTTGTTCAACAGCAGTTCTGGAAAGTGCCGTATCATGAGCATCAGTTTCAGTTGCGTGGTTCTTTGGAATCCGTCAATAGGGACAGTTCAGTTAGCCATGGGCGACATGATATCCATGTTCCTTCGAATGTATCCTCAGCGTCGCGAGCGGCTTCCAGGCTGACTCCAGGGAACTCACAATACCGCGATGTATCTCTTGAATCAAACGGTGAAGGATCCCGTTCTTCTAGTATACCTCCACCGTTTGGGAGATCTTCGTCTATATCGAGCAATCAAACCTCGCAATTGCAACAACAGTATACATATTCACAGCTCTCGAAGTCATCAAATGGGTCGATGAATCAGTTTTCGTATTCACAGACTCTAGGGAATATGAACGATGGTGTTTCTCCGAAGTCACCTGCGGCTTTCCCCACAGTAATTACGTCAGGCGGTTGTTCGCCTTCGACATTGTCAGGACATGTTGGTGGCGAACAAAGGCTAAAGACTACGGAAAGGAGGTATGAAATAGCGGAGAATGGACTTGATCTACCTGTGAGAACTCTAACACCTGTATGCCCTACAGATCATACAAGGTTTTCTGACTTGGAACTAATAGACAAGTACTACTCCTATGTGCATATTAACTACCCTGTTATACCCATAAACAAGGAAACACTGACTAATGAAATACTTCTGGTTAATACTCAGCCCGTCTCTGGTATACATGAGCTTAATGGACATATATTGCGCTGGTTTCGCACATCTTTGGAATTGCTGATACGTATTGCATCGGGTAAAAGCCGGACCAAGTCTGAGTCGTCTTTGACTACGGCTACTGGTTCCTTAAGTGAGAGAAAAGATTCACACGGTTTGAATACTGCAATAGGTCAAGATGGGGATAAAGATGCTTTTCTCGAGGATGATCCATTATTTCTGCAGTCTGTATTTATTGCTGCACTTAATGAATGCTTCCAGAAAGTTGTAGATATACACCCCAGGGTCCGTGAAAATAAACAGTTGATTTCCCCCAAAGTCTCTATAATCTATTTGAGCACATTTATTATCCTGAACTATATTCTTGCATTCGTTGGCTACGATAATTCGTTTGTTCTTGGAATGTCAGTCACTATTTTCAACGAATACAAACTTTTCAAGTTGCTACTACTGCATACTGCTGAAAAACCGCACACAATGGAGGATGACCAGGACGGGTTTCAGCTCCTGTACAAGCGATTGTATTATAATCTCATTGTATTTGATTCGCTACAGAGCTGTTGTTTTGGAGTCCCCAAATTGATATCAATACCAATAGACCATTTAACTGCGCCTTTGTTCGATAACGAACCCCAGTCCACTGGAGGGAAGTGGGATGTTGAAAGTGATGCCGAAAAGCTAGCCGTGATTATCTCGAACATGAAATTGGGTGCTCTAATGACGGACCTTTGTATAACAAGGCGACTGCCGCTACAGCAGCAATCACCTAAAGAACAAAGAGCCCTCTATACCTTAGAGCTAGATGATAATGACACTACTGCTGGGGTTTTCTTCCAGTTCCTGTGCATCAAGAGACAGTTAATTGATCACTTACTTGTGATCTTAGATCAGTGCGATGGTCAGGCTAAAATTAAAATGCCGCTGTGCACTACCCTCATAGACACTATTTGTCGACTGACATCGAAAAGTTATAATCTACTACAGATGATGCTGGACCTGAATCCGGCCAACTGCATTTCTCCAGGTGAATCGCGCACCCCAATAACAAAAGGCACGGTCTCGCCGTTTGCAGTTGCCATGTTTTGCGGTATATTCAATGTAATTGAAGTCATTAAGAATATCCCGACATCACTAATAACATTCGTCACCGAAAACGGTAAGCAGGACTCCTCCTGTCAGAAACTTGTTGTTTCCTTATCGAAGTGCATGAATGACATCATCCAGGTTCATGGCTACGCCGATTCCCTAAACCCTTCCAAAATATTTAAGAAAGATATTCGCAGATCCAAGCAGCACTCTACTGAGACGAATGAGCTAGCAAACCTCATGCGTGGCCACAGCTATTACAATACAAGATCGGATGATCAGATAGTTCAGCAGTGTATAGAGATTACTTGGGGGTTATTAGAAGACCAGGAACTAGGTTGGTGTGTTTAA
- a CDS encoding UTP--glucose-1-phosphate uridylyltransferase (Syntenic homolog of Ashbya gossypii AGL082W; Syntenic homolog of Saccharomyces cerevisiae YKL035W (UGP1) and YHL012W), producing the protein MSQGRKHSKTHSTYAFESNTNNVAASQMRNALNKLADSVKDEKVRFKFENELDSFFTLFRRYLAEKSSDNTLEWEKIKSPNADEVISYTEISQQPESVENLSKLAVLKLNGGLGTSMGCVGPKSVIEVRDGNTFLDLSVRQIEYLNRQYDSDVPLLLMNSFNTDADTEHLIKKYSGNRIRIRSFNQSRYPRVFKDSLLPVPQDYKDALDSWYPPGHGDLFEALHASGELDALLAQGREILFISNGDNLGATVDLKLLNHMIETGAEYIMELTDKTRADVKGGTLIHYEGQVRLLEVAQVPKEHIDEFKNIRKFTNFNTNNLWINLRAVKRLVESSALTVEIIPNKKTINRNGNEIDVLQLETACGAAIRHFKGAHGVVVPRSRFLPVKTCSDLLLVKSDLFYLEHGALKLDPSRFGPNPLIKLGSHFKKVSGFNAHIPHIPKIVELDHLTITGNVFLGKNVTLKGTVIIVCSDGQTIDIPNGSVLENVVITGNLQILEH; encoded by the coding sequence ATGTCTCAGGGGAGAAAACATAGTAAAACACACTCAACTTACGCTTTTGAATCAAATACAAATAATGTCGCAGCTTCTCAAATGCGTAATGCTTTGAATAAGTTGGCGGACTCAGTTAAGGACGAGAAAGTTAGATTTAAGTTTGAGAATGAGTTAGATTCTTTCTTCACTTTATTCAGGAGGTACTTAGCAGAAAAATCCTCTGATAATACATTAGAGTGGGAAAAAATCAAGTCACCAAATGCAGATGAAGTTATCAGTTATACCGAAATTTCGCAACAACCTGAGAGTGTTGAAAATCTATCTAAGTTAGCTGTTTTGAAGTTAAATGGTGGTCTTGGAACTTCTATGGGATGTGTTGGTCCAAAATCTGTTATTGAGGTGAGAGATGGAAATACCTTTTTGGACCTTTCTGTTCGTCAAATTGAATACTTGAACAGACAGTATGACTCCGATGTGCCACTATTGTTGATGAACTCCTTCAATACCGATGCTGACACCGAACACCTGATTAAGAAGTACTCTGGAAACAGAATTAGAATAAGATCCTTCAACCAATCTAGATACCCACGTGTGTTTAAGGACTCTTTATTGCCTGTTCCACAAGATTATAAGGATGCTTTGGACTCATGGTATCCACCAGGTCATGGTGACTTATTCGAGGCCTTGCATGCAAGTGGTGAATTGGACGCTTTGTTAGCACAAGGCAGAGAAATCTTGTTTATTTCCAACGGAGATAACTTGGGTGCTACTGTTGACTTGAAGCTTTTGAACCATATGATTGAGACTGGTGCCGAGTACATTATGGAATTAACCGACAAGACGAGAGCCGATGTTAAGGGTGGCACACTAATTCACTACGAAGGACAGGTCCGCTTATTGGAAGTCGCACAGGTTCCAAAAGAACatattgatgaatttaaGAACATTAGAAAGTTCACCAACTTCAACACGAACAATTTGTGGATCAACTTGAGAGCTGTGAAGAGATTGGTGGAGTCTTCTGCCTTGACTGTGGAAATTATTCCAAACAAAAAAACGATTAACAGAAATGGCAATGAAATCGACGTCCTGCAACTTGAAACCGCCTGCGGTGCTGCTATCAGACACTTCAAAGGCGCTCACGGTGTGGTCGTTCCCAGATCCCGTTTCTTACCTGTCAAGACCTGCTCAGACCTGCTATTGGTGAAATCAGATCTGTTCTATTTAGAACATGGTGCTCTAAAGCTGGATCCTTCCAGGTTCGGTCCTAATCCGCTAATCAAGCTGGGCTCCCACTTTAAGAAGGTGTCCGGTTTTAACGCACACATTCCTCATATCCCAAAGATTGTTGAACTAGACCATTTAACCATCACCGGTAACGTCTTCTTAGGCAAGAATGTCACTCTTAAGGGCACTGTCATTATAGTCTGCTCTGATGGCCAAACAATTGACATTCCAAATGGTTCTGTATTGGAGAACGTGGTGATCACTGGTAACTTACAAATTTTGGAACATTAA
- the TUL1 gene encoding ubiquitin-protein ligase TUL1 (Syntenic homolog of Ashbya gossypii AFR275W; Non-syntenic homolog of Saccharomyces cerevisiae YKL034W (TUL1)), which yields MEIDGNTLIFVLVLLFIFFSNPGGDGVSSQYEYNQLQLLKSQFNYEYNVFHTMSSSSNFGNITGFRLSYADAKKDPSRDATYPVDGKLYDKWELNEHYMTLPDSVIEELRSNVWARDDVSMSFPPNITGSLHGHVKLMSNNAFTAIPMGIPNFYKAPKDFAQNNPLPGEYYLRSPEDMPKYGELHNVTFPTGKMDISFKHVDKASASWKKGAAKSRRFNTQEDKWKMLQLSLDFYDEAEREKHSIQARGIYDVQRGQILFMSQSAKFHSIFAFPHYMSIKGDEKRYGSLVQMIDEYWNASNYVETMTMDNLQDYFETANSKCEYIGYLQIKEWDKYTKDQIKMIDDELTWPIGRPVNMSDIPPIEISKGLLYSPDCGVQLSLDNVQGPRYEVQTRTIRKQLLVGCCLFAIQMYLFLLQMHHTNTPSYVNRICYWTIAMINLVDGLLAILYFLASTVLRELFLPLSVSSFACFILASIFETRYMISVYASQVNERGVSILTLLRGGGSDTRTPTTVIPDEAAISGMLYGRTVFTLLASMFIVISSLSWSKGIRTIFEYTCLIVLNSYWIPQIFRNAVKGNESRRARIRNTGQLNRNNNNMSPLLWKFIIGTTIIRMIPVVYVFTYPGNMFRHHSDPTFALILVIWSIVQVALLYSQDLFGARWFLPKHTIPEGYSYHKSMLSSDLLEHGSHENYSIDCAICMSEVAVYVEDIAETHKTNINEYMITPCTHVFHTECLENWMSYKLQCPVCRAPLPPL from the coding sequence ATGGAAATTGACGGTAACACTTTAATTTTTGTACTGGTTCTTCTATTTATCTTCTTTTCAAACCCAGGTGGCGATGGCGTCTCTTCACAATATGAATATAACCAGCTACAGCTGTTAAAGAGTCAGTTTAATTATGAATATAACGTTTTCCATACTATGTCAAGCTCTTCTAATTTTGGTAATATTACCGGTTTTAGGTTAAGCTATGCGGATGCCAAAAAAGATCCTTCTCGTGATGCAACGTATCCGGTTGATGGCAAACTATATGACAAGTGGGAGTTAAATGAGCACTATATGACTCTTCCAGATAGTGTAATAGAGGAGTTGAGGTCAAATGTGTGGGCTAGGGATGACGTTTCTATGTCGTTTCCGCCGAATATCACGGGGTCTTTACATGGCCATGTCAAGTTAATGAGTAACAATGCATTTACTGCTATTCCTATGGGTATTCCAAATTTTTACAAAGCACCCAAGGATTTTGCCCAAAATAATCCTTTGCCAGGGGAGTACTATTTACGATCTCCAGAGGACATGCCCAAGTATGGGGAGTTACATAATGTTACTTTTCCTACTGGTAAAATGGATATATCTTTCAAGCATGTCGACAAGGCCTCTGCAAGTTGGAAAAAGGGAGCTGCAAAATCTAGGCGATTCAATACTCAAGAAGACAAGTGGAAAATGTTACAATTGAGCTTAGACTTCTACGACGAAGCCGAACGCGAAAAACACAGTATACAAGCGAGAGGTATATATGATGTTCAGCGTGGCCAGATACTTTTCATGTCACAGAGTGCCAAGTTCCATTCTATCTTTGCATTTCCCCATTATATGTCTATAAAAGGTGACGAGAAACGGTATGGTTCTTTAGTGCAAATGATAGATGAATATTGGAATGCATCTAATTATGTTGAAACTATGACTATGGACAATTTACAGGATTACTTTGAAACTGCAAACTCTAAATGCGAGTATATTGGGTACCTACAAATTAAAGAATGGGACAAATATACCAAAGACCAAATAAAAATGATTGATGACGAACTTACCTGGCCTATAGGTCGCCCTGTAAATATGTCGGATATTCCTCCGATAGAAATATCAAAAGGGTTGCTCTATAGTCCGGATTGTGGAGTGCAATTGTCTTTAGACAATGTACAAGGTCCTAGATATGAAGTTCAAACTCGAACTATACGAAAACAGTTGCTAGTTGGATGTTGTTTATTTGCTATCCAAATGTACCTTTTCCTTTTGCAGATGCATCACACAAATACACCCAGTTATGTAAATAGGATATGTTACTGGACGATAGCAATGATAAACCTGGTGGATGGTTTGCTTGCAATACTTTACTTCCTGGCTTCTACAGTATTGCGGGAATTGTTCCTACCATTAAGTGTAAGCTCTTTTGCTTGCTTTATACTTGCAAGCATTTTTGAGACCAGATATATGATTTCGGTTTACGCATCACAAGTGAATGAAAGAGGGGTTAGCATTTTAACTTTGTTACGGGGAGGCGGCTCTGATACGAGAACGCCAACCACAGTAATACCAGATGAGGCTGCAATAAGCGGGATGTTATACGGCAGAACTGTGTTTACATTACTTGCATCTATGTTCATTGTTATAAGTTCCCTCTCGTGGTCTAAGGGAATTCGTACGATATTCGAATATACCTGCCTAATTGTATTAAATTCGTACTGGATTCCACAGATATTTAGGAACGCTGTCAAAGGAAACGAATCAAGACGTGCCCGGATCAGGAACACCGGTCAGCTCAACCGTAACAACAATAATATGTCTCCACTACTATGGAAATTCATCATAGGGACCACTATAATTCGGATGATTCCGGTAGTATATGTCTTCACGTATCCTGGAAACATGTTCCGCCATCATAGCGACCCTACGTTTGCCTTAATTCTAGTAATTTGGAGTATAGTGCAAGTCGCCCTACTATACTCTCAGGATTTATTTGGCGCCCGGTGGTTCCTACCGAAGCACACAATTCCCGAGGGATATTCTTACCACAAATCTATGTTATCTTCGGATTTATTAGAGCATGGTTCACACGAGAATTACTCTATCGATTGTGCTATTTGCATGTCTGAGGTCGCAGTATATGTTGAAGATATCGCGGAAACACACAAGACAAATATAAATGAATATATGATCACACCCTGTACGCATGTTTTCCATACAGAATGCTTGGAAAACTGGATGAGTTATAAGTTACAATGTCCAGTTTGTAGAGCACCTCTACCACCTTTATGA
- a CDS encoding haloacid dehalogenase superfamily protein (Syntenic homolog of Ashbya gossypii AGL081W; Syntenic homolog of Saccharomyces cerevisiae YKL033W-A) translates to MDGLLLNTEELYTIAISNVLKRFEKPALAWDFKVQLQGIPTKQASEMVIKHYDLPLKWEELERLNVEEQSSLWHMAGFLPGAAELIQGLKAKGIPIALCTSSTLEKFNSKTAHLKDVFDLFDVIVTGDDKRILPNRGKPLPDIWELGLKLLNEKFNTKYLPEQCLVFEDGIAGVKAGKAFGGYVIWVPHPEAIPHLGNPDDLLEGRGEMLSSLGELEKSKFAL, encoded by the coding sequence ATGGACGGTCTTCTTCTCAATACCGAAGAACTATACACAATTGCCATCTCGAATGTATTGAAACGATTTGAAAAACCGGCACTAGCTTGGGATTTTAAAGTCCAGCTCCAAGGGATTCCTACTAAGCAGGCCAGTGAGATGGTAATCAAGCATTATGATTTGCCATTGAAATGGGAAGAACTAGAGCGCTTAAACGTCGAGGAACAGTCAAGCTTATGGCATATGGCAGGATTTTTGCCTGGCGCAGCAGAGTTAATTCAAGGCCTCAAGGCTAAAGGAATTCCAATTGCATTGTGCACCAGCTCTACGTTGGAAAAGTTCAATAGCAAAACCGCCCATCTTAAGGATGTTTTTGATCTCTTCGATGTGATTGTGACAGGGGACGATAAAAGAATTCTTCCAAATAGAGGGAAACCACTACCGGACATTTGGGAACTGGGGTTGAAGCTATTAAATGAGAAATTCAATACTAAGTACTTGCCTGAACAGTGCTTAGTTTTCGAAGACGGCATCGCAGGAGTGAAAGCCGGGAAAGCTTTTGGGGGGTATGTCATTTGGGTCCCTCATCCTGAAGCTATTCCTCATCTTGGTAATCCAGACGACCTATTGGAGGGCAGAGGTGAGATGCTCTCATCATTAGGGGAGCTTGAAAAGTCGAAGTTTGCTTTATAG
- the PRS3 gene encoding ribose phosphate diphosphokinase subunit PRS3 (Syntenic homolog of Ashbya gossypii AGL080C; Syntenic homolog of Saccharomyces cerevisiae YHL011C (PRS3)), producing MATNSIKLIAPDLHRGLAELVAKRLDLKLTNCKLKRDPNGEVTFSIGESVRDQDIYIITQIGSGDVNDRVLELLIMINASKTASARRITAVIPNFPYARQDRKDKSRAPITAKLMADMLTTAGCDHVITMDLHASQIQGFFDVPVDNLYAEPSVVKYIKEHVDYENAIIISPDAGGAKRASLLSDRLNLNFALIHKERAQANEVSRMVLVGDVTDKICIIVDDMADTCGTLAKAADVLLKHQAKSVIAIVTHGILSGKAIENINNSSLDRVVCTNTVPFEHKMKMCPKLHVIDISAVLAESIRRLHNGESISYLFKNNPL from the coding sequence ATGGCTACTAATTCTATAAAGTTGATTGCCCCGGATTTGCATAGGGGCTTAGCTGAGCTGGTTGCCAAGAGGCTGGATTTAAAATTAACCAACTGTAAGTTAAAAAGAGATCCTAATGGAGAGGTAACCTTTTCTATAGGCGAATCTGTTAGAGATCAAGATATCTATATTATCACTCAGATTGGTTCTGGTGATGTTAATGATCGTGTGCTAGAGTTATTGATCATGATAAACGCTAGCAAGACGGCATCGGCAAGAAGAATTACAGCTGTTATTCCAAATTTTCCTTATGCTAGACAGGATAGAAAGGACAAATCTCGTGCACCTATAACTGCTAAGTTGATGGCAGATATGTTGACTACTGCTGGATGTGACCATGTTATTACCATGGATTTGCATGCTTCCCAGATTCAAGGATTTTTTGATGTCCCAGTTGACAACCTATATGCAGAACCAAGTGTTGTAAAATACATCAAGGAGCATGTAGATTACGAGAATGCTATTATCATTTCTCCAGACGCTGGTGGTGCTAAAAGAGCTTCTCTTTTGTCTGACAGATTAAATTTGAATTTTGCCTTGATTCACAAGGAACGTGCTCAGGCAAACGAGGTTTCCAGAATGGTATTAGTTGGTGATGTAACAGACAAAATTTGTATAATTGTTGACGATATGGCCGATACATGTGGTACGTTGGCTAAGGCAGCAGACGTTCTTCTAAAACACCAGGCAAAGTCTGTCATTGCAATTGTTACTCATGGTATTTTGTCCGGTAAGGCGATTGAAAACATCAACAACTCAAGTCTAGATAGAGTTGTGTGCACCAATACTGTGCCTTTTGAACACAAAATGAAGATGTGTCCAAAGTTGCATGTTATTGACATATCTGCTGTTTTGGCTGAGTCGATTCGTCGTTTGCACAATGGTGAAAGTATCTCTTATTTGTTTAAGAACAACCCTTTATAA
- the ETP1 gene encoding Etp1p (Syntenic homolog of Ashbya gossypii AGL079C; Syntenic homolog of Saccharomyces cerevisiae YHL010C (ETP1)), producing the protein MNYSIVVEVYGSKSVQGLYKLFSYSESKHSSNTGLRSLHGSEPISKLLEDGQGEDQDSEIKVTVVEMRVKDDKIVAEWKGHGTIRLFKSGSTTAGVEGSNDSEDDLVRVPGDNSMCSILFTPSYLTCDELLHWFLGPTILNQVSHFRLVKLHGKKGECMVLMKFRNYLDAKRFQSEYNGKRFNSIDPETCHVVFVKEIVFKEKLLPDPNKDFPYLLRDPFTNGSGMVELPTCPVCLERMDSEVTGLITTACQHTFHCNCLNQWKGGKCPVCRYSNKEHLEGSRQASCNACGSKENLWVCLVCGHMGCGRYNSKHAIHHYEETSHCFAMDITTNRVWDYAGDNYVHRLAQNEVDGKLVEVGGSQTKRNQEYHLEYVQVLISQLESQREYYEAKLEEQSNKNTSKEITELTESFQKFKLHTEQSHKKLESKINSLQNQLKEEKLMNLGLTENLEHITNDRDHLIRDKENLSSQITEMQQTVDDLMFHLQTTEKLRQDPDAEKGTIVIHNTDTPSSSSKKAARKKKPPHRFGK; encoded by the coding sequence ATGAATTATAGCATAGTTGTAGAAGTTTACGGCTCTAAGAGTGTCCAGGGATTGTACAAGCTATTTAGTTATTCTGAGTCTAAACACAGTTCCAATACTGGTCTGCGTTCACTGCACGGTAGTGAGCCAATAAGTAAGCTTCTGGAAGACGGTCAAGGAGAGGATCAAGACAGCGAAATTAAGGTTACAGTGGTTGAAATGAGGGTTAAAGACGATAAAATAGTTGCTGAGTGGAAAGGACATGGTACAATTCGTTTATTTAAGAGCGGATCTACCACAGCTGGGGTGGAAGGTTCTAATGACTCAGAAGATGACCTTGTACGGGTGCCAGGTGATAATTCGATGTGTAGCATTCTATTCACGCCCAGTTACCTAACCTGTGATGAGTTGCTGCACTGGTTTTTAGGACCTACAATTTTAAATCAAGTTTCTCACTTCAGGTTAGTAAAACTTCATGGTAAGAAGGGAGAGTGCATGGTCCTTATGAAGTTTAGAAATTATCTCGATGCCAAACGATTCCAGTCAGAATACAATGGTAAGAGATTTAACAGTATTGATCCCGAAACATGTCACGTTGTGTTTGTGAAAGAGATTGTTTTTAAGGAGAAGCTACTGCCTGACCCAAATAAGGACTTTCCTTACTTGTTACGGGACCCATTTACGAATGGCTCCGGAATGGTAGAGCTTCCCACGTGTCCCGTCTGCTTAGAACGGATGGACAGTGAGGTAACTGGTCTTATAACCACGGCTTGCCAGCACACATTTCATTGTAATTGCCTGAACCAGTGGAAAGGCGGTAAATGTCCAGTTTGCAGGTACTCAAATAAAGAGCATCTGGAGGGCAGCAGGCAGGCCAGCTGCAACGCTTGCGGAAGCAAAGAAAACCTCTGGGTCTGTCTAGTGTGTGGTCATATGGGATGTGGTCGTTACAACTCAAAACATGCAATCCACCACTACGAGGAAACCTCGCATTGCTTTGCAATGGACATCACTACTAATAGAGTTTGGGACTATGCTGGTGACAACTACGTACACAGGCTTGCACAGAACGAGGTAGACGGGAAACTCGTTGAAGTGGGCGGTTCTCAAACCAAACGGAATCAGGAATACCATTTAGAATACGTTCAGGTCCTAATCTCTCAACTTGAGTCACAAAGAGAATACTACGAAGCTAAATTGGAGGAACAATCAAACAAAAACACCTCCAAAGAGATCACGGAACTCACGGAAAGCTTCCAGAAGTTCAAACTGCATACAGAACAGTCGCATAAGAAATTAGAGTCCAAAATTAATAGCCTTCAGAATCAACTAAAAGAAGAGAAGCTTATGAATCTCGGTCTAACAGAAAATCTAGAACACATTACAAATGACCGAGATCATTTAATAAGGGACAAGGAAAATTTGAGTTCGCAGATTACAGAAATGCAACAAACTGTAGACGACCTAATGTTTCATTTACAAACCACCGAAAAGCTTCGTCAGGATCCTGACGCGGAAAAAGGAACAATTGTGATTCATAATACTGATACCCCCAGCTCATCGAGCAAAAAGGCAGCTAGAAAGAAGAAGCCTCCTCATAGGTTCGGAAAATAG